The following proteins are encoded in a genomic region of Haloarcula marina:
- a CDS encoding DUF7563 family protein has protein sequence MPECDHCGAHVSDQFARVFADERGHIRACPNCSANAGIAEVSRERAHQV, from the coding sequence ATGCCTGAATGTGACCATTGCGGCGCGCACGTCTCAGACCAGTTCGCCCGTGTGTTCGCTGACGAGCGCGGACACATCAGGGCCTGCCCGAACTGCTCGGCAAACGCTGGCATTGCCGAGGTGTCACGAGAGCGCGCCCACCAAGTGTGA
- a CDS encoding GIY-YIG nuclease family protein encodes MTTTRSPVHYAYVLRCSDGSFYTGYTTDVQRRVREHDTGDGAKYTRGRTPVELVHVERFESKSAAMSREYEIKQLSRDQKESLVAGSDSPDVSGDG; translated from the coding sequence ATGACCACCACGCGGAGCCCTGTTCACTACGCCTACGTGCTGCGGTGTAGTGACGGAAGCTTTTACACCGGCTACACGACCGACGTACAGCGCCGGGTGCGTGAACACGACACCGGCGACGGGGCGAAATACACCCGTGGCCGGACGCCAGTCGAACTCGTCCACGTCGAGCGCTTCGAGTCGAAGTCGGCGGCGATGAGCCGCGAGTACGAGATAAAACAGCTCTCCCGAGACCAGAAGGAGTCGCTAGTGGCGGGGAGCGACAGCCCCGACGTGTCCGGCGACGGGTGA